One genomic segment of Kordiimonas sp. SCSIO 12603 includes these proteins:
- a CDS encoding GPP34 family phosphoprotein, whose product MTNQKDNLYFHEEIMLLSLREEDGKLETNAAYIYGSHVASAVMAELIMLGRIEVQKDDNFTVKLLSNEQTENELLNTALNLVNEDKKDRGASHWLSKFATIKNLRERIAEGLCGRGILKAVEGKAFFFFDKTYYPELNPRPEQDLVARLEKAIFTETREIDERTLVLLSLLRKSELLKIPFEGKALKERRHRMKEITEGNLVSEAAQKAAEAAQTAIMVATMVPIMVTTVIT is encoded by the coding sequence ATGACAAATCAAAAAGATAATCTCTATTTCCATGAAGAAATTATGCTGCTTTCACTCCGTGAGGAGGATGGAAAGCTAGAGACAAATGCAGCTTATATTTACGGAAGCCACGTTGCCTCTGCCGTTATGGCCGAACTGATCATGCTTGGTCGGATTGAAGTTCAAAAAGACGACAATTTCACAGTGAAATTACTTTCAAACGAACAAACCGAAAATGAGCTACTTAATACGGCCCTCAACCTTGTAAACGAAGACAAGAAAGATCGAGGAGCCAGCCACTGGCTTTCAAAATTTGCCACAATCAAAAACTTACGAGAACGTATTGCAGAAGGCCTGTGTGGGCGAGGCATCCTTAAAGCCGTTGAAGGGAAAGCCTTTTTCTTCTTTGATAAAACCTATTACCCAGAACTGAACCCGAGACCAGAACAAGATTTGGTTGCCCGGCTTGAAAAAGCTATTTTCACAGAAACCAGAGAAATTGACGAACGCACATTGGTGCTTCTGTCACTTCTTAGAAAATCAGAACTTCTGAAAATTCCGTTTGAAGGCAAGGCTCTAAAAGAACGTCGCCACCGGATGAAGGAAATCACAGAGGGTAATCTTGTTAGTGAAGCAGCACAGAAAGCCGCGGAAGCTGCACAAACCGCCATTATGGTTGCCACCATGGTTCCCATCATGGTGACAACAGTTATTACCTAA
- a CDS encoding flagellar biosynthetic protein FliO, with protein sequence MIGDTLVAFAALLFVLALMVGMSWAVKRLGLLPGQPRIKGGEKQLEVLESKLLDGRNRLVVVRWKNKEYLIATNPGGTQTISEADIAFKELVEKDETPEDKLS encoded by the coding sequence ATGATTGGAGATACTCTCGTCGCTTTTGCAGCTTTGCTGTTTGTACTAGCATTAATGGTGGGCATGTCATGGGCGGTTAAGCGCCTTGGCCTACTTCCCGGCCAACCTCGCATTAAAGGCGGCGAGAAACAACTGGAAGTCCTTGAAAGCAAGCTTCTTGATGGCCGCAATCGCCTGGTTGTTGTCCGGTGGAAAAATAAAGAATATTTAATCGCCACAAACCCCGGCGGAACACAAACTATTTCAGAAGCAGATATTGCCTTTAAAGAGTTAGTTGAAAAAGATGAAACACCTGAAGATAAACTCTCTTAA
- a CDS encoding EscU/YscU/HrcU family type III secretion system export apparatus switch protein, with amino-acid sequence MNSGNDQEKDPTKVVAVKQHSKALAPVITAKAEGALADRLLEIAFSKDVKVRQDKDLTELLSALDVDCPVPLEALNTVSIILERVYAENEKMKRQREQTRQQEGQQKA; translated from the coding sequence ATGAATTCAGGAAACGATCAGGAAAAAGACCCAACGAAAGTTGTTGCTGTCAAACAGCATTCCAAAGCCTTGGCTCCGGTTATCACAGCTAAAGCAGAAGGTGCTTTGGCTGACAGACTTCTGGAAATTGCCTTTTCTAAAGATGTGAAGGTTCGTCAGGATAAAGATCTTACCGAACTTTTAAGTGCGTTAGATGTTGATTGCCCTGTCCCTCTCGAAGCATTAAATACTGTTTCAATCATTTTAGAGCGTGTATATGCCGAGAATGAAAAAATGAAACGCCAACGTGAACAAACCAGACAGCAAGAAGGGCAACAAAAAGCATGA
- the fliP gene encoding flagellar type III secretion system pore protein FliP (The bacterial flagellar biogenesis protein FliP forms a type III secretion system (T3SS)-type pore required for flagellar assembly.), producing MFAPDALAQEPPGININLGESGTLSGRVVQMILLLTVLSLAPSILIMMTSFTRMVIVFSLLRSAMGTQQTPPNMVIISLALFLTGYVMAPTLTEVYTLGIEPLVNEEIDEVEAYNRASVPLRNFMLSQVREKDLALFVDLSGENISTTTPDTVPMTTLVPAFMISEIRRAFEIGFLLYIPFVVIDMVVASILMSMGMMMLPPVMIATPFKLIFFVLVDGWNLVAGSLVQSFGQAPPPGVGG from the coding sequence ATGTTTGCCCCCGATGCGCTGGCACAGGAACCACCAGGCATAAATATCAACCTTGGTGAAAGTGGCACGTTAAGTGGCCGCGTGGTTCAAATGATCCTTTTACTTACGGTGCTTAGCCTTGCGCCAAGTATTTTGATCATGATGACCAGCTTCACTCGTATGGTGATTGTATTTTCCCTTCTCAGAAGCGCTATGGGAACCCAGCAAACACCGCCTAACATGGTGATCATCTCACTTGCTCTGTTCCTAACCGGCTATGTAATGGCCCCTACCCTCACCGAGGTTTATACCCTTGGTATTGAACCGCTAGTGAACGAAGAAATTGATGAGGTTGAGGCCTATAACCGCGCCTCAGTACCGCTTAGAAACTTTATGCTTTCACAAGTAAGAGAGAAAGACCTCGCTTTATTTGTGGATCTATCGGGCGAAAACATCTCTACTACCACACCAGATACAGTTCCCATGACAACATTGGTACCAGCTTTCATGATTAGTGAGATCAGGCGTGCCTTTGAAATTGGGTTCCTTCTTTATATCCCATTTGTAGTGATTGATATGGTGGTTGCTTCCATCCTGATGTCTATGGGTATGATGATGTTACCCCCGGTTATGATTGCCACCCCATTCAAGCTAATTTTCTTTGTTTTGGTGGATGGTTGGAACTTGGTTGCAGGTTCACTGGTTCAAAGTTTTGGTCAGGCACCACCACCCGGAGTGGGCGGGTAA